One window of the Lysobacter sp. S4-A87 genome contains the following:
- the lpxO gene encoding lipid A hydroxylase LpxO translates to MVKWVFVFLFLASAVYVHFRGKVRHRLGRQLLDHSTFMAPVNVLMYAFSRVPTTAFIPEPGDHFPELEPLRANWQTIREEARRLRELQHIKAAEGYNDVGFNSFFRRGWKRFYLKWYDDAHPSAAELCPQTTALLRQIPSVKAAMFTELPPGGELRPHRDPFAGSLRLHLGLETPNDDGCYIEVDGDRYSWRDGQWTMFDETFIHSARNDTQSNRIILFCDVERPMKYRWAQALNRFIARNLIAAGASPNMEGDKTGGINRLFKYFYVLRLKAKGLRERNKHLYYGLKYLAVVLVAAFIVWI, encoded by the coding sequence CAGCTGCTGGACCACTCCACCTTCATGGCACCGGTCAACGTGCTGATGTACGCGTTCTCGCGCGTGCCGACCACCGCCTTCATCCCTGAACCGGGCGACCACTTCCCCGAGCTGGAACCCCTGCGCGCCAACTGGCAGACGATCCGCGAGGAGGCCCGGCGCCTGCGCGAGCTGCAGCACATCAAGGCCGCCGAGGGCTACAACGACGTCGGCTTCAACTCGTTCTTCCGCCGCGGCTGGAAGCGCTTCTACCTGAAGTGGTACGACGACGCCCACCCCTCCGCGGCCGAGCTGTGCCCGCAGACCACTGCCCTGCTGCGGCAGATCCCCAGCGTCAAGGCGGCGATGTTCACCGAACTGCCGCCGGGCGGCGAGCTGCGCCCTCACCGCGACCCCTTTGCCGGCTCGCTGCGCCTGCACCTGGGGCTGGAGACGCCCAACGACGACGGCTGCTACATCGAGGTCGACGGCGACCGCTACAGCTGGCGCGACGGCCAGTGGACGATGTTCGACGAGACCTTCATCCACAGTGCCCGCAACGACACCCAGAGCAACCGGATCATCCTGTTCTGCGACGTCGAGCGGCCGATGAAGTACCGCTGGGCGCAGGCGCTGAACCGCTTCATCGCGCGGAACCTGATCGCCGCCGGCGCCTCGCCGAACATGGAGGGCGACAAGACCGGCGGGATCAACCGGCTGTTCAAGTACTTCTACGTCCTGCGGCTGAAGGCCAAGGGGCTGCGGGAGCGCAACAAGCACCTGTATTACGGGCTGAAGTACCTGGCGGTGGTGCTGGTGGCTGCGTTCATCGTCTGGATCTGA
- a CDS encoding glycosyltransferase family 2 protein — MTPASGAPPIVVVPVGSDDEALDGCLAALDLATAPGTRVWLADDAQAGPRAYAIIERWIARTTLKADYTRRQRSVGEVAHLDEVLAACGDADVAVLSADAVPAPGWLARLSAGLASDGAIATATPWSNAGEAASWPRIGEIDALPHDLERLSRAAAGMPALHPELPAAVTHAVLLRGSARRRAGGLDASSYGSWYAALIDLSLRLAGLGWRNVLCDTAFVGRRGEGIPFDGDMDALAARWPDWHPRLANFLMQDPLRASRTQLAVLLDSIGPPEPQRDLFV; from the coding sequence GTGACGCCAGCGTCTGGCGCACCCCCCATCGTCGTGGTGCCGGTCGGCAGCGACGACGAAGCGCTTGATGGCTGTCTGGCCGCGCTCGATCTCGCCACCGCGCCCGGTACCCGGGTGTGGCTGGCCGACGATGCCCAGGCCGGCCCGCGTGCCTACGCCATCATCGAACGCTGGATCGCCCGGACCACGCTGAAGGCCGACTACACCCGGCGTCAGCGCAGCGTCGGCGAAGTCGCGCATCTCGACGAAGTGCTGGCGGCCTGCGGCGACGCCGACGTCGCCGTGCTCTCGGCCGACGCCGTTCCCGCGCCCGGCTGGCTCGCGCGCCTGTCCGCCGGCCTCGCCAGTGACGGCGCCATTGCCACCGCAACTCCGTGGAGCAACGCCGGCGAAGCCGCGTCGTGGCCGCGCATCGGCGAGATCGACGCGCTGCCGCACGACCTGGAGCGCCTGTCCCGTGCCGCGGCCGGAATGCCGGCGCTGCATCCGGAACTGCCGGCCGCGGTGACCCACGCGGTGCTGCTGCGCGGCAGCGCCCGCCGTCGCGCCGGTGGCCTCGATGCCAGCAGCTACGGCTCCTGGTACGCAGCGCTGATCGACCTGTCGCTGCGCCTGGCCGGACTGGGCTGGCGCAACGTCCTGTGCGACACCGCTTTCGTCGGCCGTCGCGGCGAAGGCATTCCGTTCGACGGCGACATGGACGCGCTGGCGGCGCGATGGCCCGACTGGCATCCGCGGCTGGCAAACTTCCTCATGCAGGACCCGCTTCGGGCGTCGCGCACGCAACTGGCCGTACTGCTCGACAGCATTGGACCCCCGGAACCGCAACGTGATCTCTTCGTCTGA
- the ettA gene encoding energy-dependent translational throttle protein EttA, whose protein sequence is MSQYIYTMNGVSKTVPPKRQIIKDISLSFFPGAKIGLLGLNGAGKSTVLKIMAGVDTDFVGEARPQPGIKVGYLAQEPQLDPTHTVRQAVEVGVGDVLSAQAALDAVYAAYAEEGADFDKLAAEQQRLEAILATGDAHMLEQQLEVAADALRLPPWEAIVGKLSGGEKRRVALCQLLLQKPDMLLLDEPTNHLDAESVEWLEQFLARYTGTVVAVTHDRYFLDNAAEWILELDRGRGIPWKGNYTDWLMQKEERLKQEEGQEKARQKAIHKELEWARQNAKGGRSKGKARLARLDELQSVDYQRRNETNEIFIPPGERLGNSVVEFKNVSKKFGDRLLIDNLSFLVPAGAIVGIIGPNGAGKSTLFKMITGQEKPDSGEITMGSTVKLAYVDQSRDKLEGNHNVFQEVSGGLDILNINGVEIQSRAYIGRFNFKGQDQQKLVGTLSGGERGRLHMAKTLLQGGNVLLLDEPSNDLDIETLRALEDALLEFPGNTFVISHDRWFLDRIATHILAFEGDSHVEFFQGNYREYEEDKKRRLGAEGAQPHRLRFKALK, encoded by the coding sequence ATGTCGCAATACATCTACACCATGAACGGTGTCAGCAAGACCGTTCCGCCGAAGCGCCAGATCATCAAGGACATCTCGTTGTCCTTCTTCCCCGGCGCGAAGATCGGCCTGCTCGGCCTCAACGGTGCGGGCAAGTCGACGGTGCTCAAGATCATGGCCGGCGTCGATACCGACTTCGTCGGCGAAGCGCGCCCGCAGCCGGGCATCAAGGTCGGCTACCTCGCCCAGGAGCCGCAGCTCGACCCGACCCATACCGTGCGCCAGGCCGTCGAAGTCGGCGTCGGTGACGTGCTCAGCGCGCAGGCCGCGCTCGACGCGGTCTACGCCGCCTACGCCGAGGAAGGCGCCGATTTCGACAAGCTCGCCGCCGAGCAGCAGCGCCTGGAGGCGATCCTCGCCACCGGCGACGCGCACATGCTCGAGCAGCAGCTCGAAGTGGCCGCTGACGCCCTGCGCCTGCCGCCGTGGGAAGCGATCGTCGGCAAGCTGTCGGGCGGCGAGAAGCGCCGGGTCGCGCTGTGCCAGCTGCTGCTGCAGAAGCCGGACATGCTGCTGCTCGACGAACCGACCAACCACCTCGACGCCGAGTCGGTGGAATGGCTGGAGCAGTTCCTCGCGCGCTACACCGGCACCGTGGTGGCCGTCACCCACGATCGCTACTTCCTCGACAACGCCGCCGAGTGGATCCTCGAGCTCGACCGCGGCCGCGGCATTCCGTGGAAGGGCAACTACACCGACTGGCTGATGCAGAAGGAAGAGCGCCTCAAGCAGGAAGAAGGCCAGGAAAAGGCGCGCCAGAAGGCGATCCACAAGGAGCTCGAGTGGGCCCGCCAGAACGCCAAGGGCGGCCGCTCCAAGGGCAAGGCGCGTCTTGCCCGCCTCGATGAGCTGCAGTCGGTCGACTACCAGCGCCGCAACGAGACCAACGAGATCTTCATCCCGCCGGGCGAGCGCCTGGGCAACTCGGTGGTCGAGTTCAAGAACGTCAGCAAGAAGTTCGGCGACCGCCTGCTGATCGACAACCTCAGTTTCCTCGTGCCGGCCGGCGCGATCGTCGGCATCATCGGCCCCAACGGCGCCGGCAAGTCGACGCTGTTCAAGATGATCACCGGTCAGGAAAAGCCGGACTCCGGCGAGATCACGATGGGTTCGACGGTCAAGCTGGCCTATGTCGACCAGAGCCGCGACAAGCTGGAAGGCAACCACAACGTCTTCCAGGAAGTCTCCGGCGGCCTGGACATCCTCAACATCAACGGTGTCGAGATCCAGTCGCGCGCCTACATCGGCCGCTTCAACTTCAAGGGCCAGGACCAGCAGAAGCTGGTCGGCACGCTGTCGGGTGGTGAGCGCGGTCGCCTGCACATGGCCAAGACCCTGCTGCAGGGTGGCAACGTGCTGCTGCTCGACGAACCGTCCAACGACCTCGACATCGAGACCCTGCGTGCGCTGGAAGATGCGCTGCTGGAGTTCCCGGGCAACACGTTCGTCATTTCGCATGACCGCTGGTTCCTGGACCGCATCGCCACGCACATCCTCGCCTTCGAGGGCGACTCGCACGTGGAGTTCTTCCAGGGCAACTACCGCGAGTACGAGGAAGACAAGAAGCGTCGCCTGGGCGCCGAAGGCGCGCAGCCGCACCGCCTGAGGTTCAAGGCGCTGAAGTGA
- a CDS encoding NCS2 family permease, which yields MSIRAFESLFKLREHGSDVRTELIAGVTTFLTMSYIVFVNPSILGDTGMDVGAVFVATCLAAAIGTLVMAFAANYPVGMAPGMGLNAFFAFTVVGAMGYSWQQALGAVFISGIVFLLLTITGARAWLIAGIPHSLRSAITAGIGLFLAIIALQKSGVIVGDPDTLVSLGDLREPEPLLAVAGFLLIAVLEAWRVRGAILIGVLAVTASALLLGLVQYRGLIDLPPSLAPTLLQLDIRGALGGGAGLSLSAMLHVVIVFVLVEVFDATGTLMGVARRAGLLPTDDASPAQQKRFGRALFADSTAILAGSLLGTSSTTAYIESASGVQAGGRTGLTALVISALFLLALLFSPLAAMVPPYATAPALLFVAGLMLRELGDVHWDDLTEAVPAALCTLAMPFTYSIANGLAFGFIAYAVLKLATGQARQVHSAVWVVAVLFVLRFALA from the coding sequence ATGTCCATCCGTGCGTTCGAATCCCTCTTCAAGCTGCGCGAGCACGGCAGCGACGTTCGCACCGAGCTGATTGCCGGCGTGACCACGTTCCTGACGATGTCGTACATCGTCTTCGTCAATCCAAGCATCCTCGGCGACACTGGCATGGACGTCGGCGCGGTGTTCGTCGCCACCTGCCTGGCCGCGGCGATCGGCACGCTGGTGATGGCCTTCGCCGCCAACTACCCGGTCGGCATGGCGCCGGGCATGGGCCTCAATGCCTTCTTCGCCTTCACCGTGGTCGGGGCGATGGGTTACAGCTGGCAGCAGGCACTGGGCGCGGTATTCATCTCCGGCATCGTGTTCCTGCTGCTCACCATCACCGGCGCGCGCGCCTGGCTGATCGCCGGTATCCCGCACTCGCTGCGCAGCGCGATCACCGCCGGCATCGGCCTGTTCCTGGCGATCATCGCGCTGCAGAAGTCGGGTGTGATCGTCGGCGACCCGGACACGCTGGTGTCGCTGGGCGACCTGCGCGAACCCGAGCCGCTGCTGGCCGTGGCCGGCTTCCTGCTGATCGCGGTACTGGAAGCGTGGCGCGTGCGCGGCGCGATCCTGATCGGCGTGCTGGCGGTCACCGCCTCGGCGCTGCTGCTCGGTCTGGTCCAGTACCGCGGCCTCATCGATCTGCCGCCGAGCCTGGCGCCGACCTTGCTGCAGCTCGACATCCGCGGCGCACTCGGTGGCGGCGCCGGGTTGTCGCTGTCGGCGATGCTGCACGTGGTGATCGTGTTCGTGCTGGTCGAAGTCTTCGACGCCACCGGCACGCTGATGGGCGTCGCCCGCCGCGCCGGCCTGCTGCCGACCGACGATGCATCGCCGGCGCAGCAGAAGCGGTTCGGGCGCGCACTGTTCGCCGACAGCACCGCGATCCTGGCGGGCTCCCTGCTCGGCACCAGCAGCACCACGGCCTACATCGAGAGCGCTTCGGGCGTGCAGGCCGGCGGTCGCACCGGCCTGACGGCATTGGTGATTTCAGCGCTGTTCCTGCTGGCGCTGCTGTTCTCGCCGCTGGCGGCGATGGTGCCGCCGTATGCAACCGCACCGGCGCTGTTGTTCGTCGCCGGACTGATGCTGCGCGAGCTCGGCGACGTGCATTGGGACGATCTCACCGAAGCAGTGCCTGCCGCGCTGTGCACGCTGGCAATGCCGTTCACCTATTCGATCGCCAATGGCCTCGCATTCGGCTTCATCGCCTATGCGGTGCTCAAGCTCGCCACGGGCCAGGCCCGCCAGGTGCACTCTGCAGTCTGGGTGGTGGCGGTGTTGTTCGTGCTGCGGTTCGCGCTGGCCTGA
- a CDS encoding glycosyltransferase family 2 protein: protein MAVVVVTYRSAETIDDCLQRLRAADGVDAIRVVDNQSDDDTLEIVQRHAMADARVRFIANPDNPGFAVACNQGARDADGDAAWLAFVNPDCLVERDTLVQLRALAAGRGDILLGADLVDDHGLRDGAARRRDPDFSAMLAGALGGTPAAKLELPIDDAQALQPVEAISGALMLMPRALFTRIGGFDEGYRLHAEDLDLCRRAREAGAMIAVANHIRVLHVRGVSSRSRPLFVEWHKHRGLWRYYRKFEAPRRRAGVSLGVFVAIWLRFPLAYLRARFRRRQG from the coding sequence ATCGCCGTCGTGGTGGTGACTTACCGCAGCGCCGAAACCATCGATGACTGCCTGCAGCGCCTGCGCGCGGCAGACGGCGTGGACGCCATCCGCGTGGTCGACAACCAGTCCGACGACGACACGCTGGAGATCGTGCAGCGCCATGCCATGGCCGATGCGCGCGTGCGCTTCATCGCAAACCCGGACAACCCCGGCTTCGCCGTCGCCTGCAACCAGGGCGCGCGCGATGCCGATGGCGATGCTGCCTGGCTGGCCTTCGTCAATCCCGACTGCCTGGTCGAGCGCGACACGCTGGTGCAACTGCGCGCACTGGCGGCCGGGCGCGGCGACATCCTGCTCGGCGCCGACCTGGTCGACGACCACGGCCTGCGCGACGGTGCCGCACGCCGCCGCGATCCCGACTTCTCGGCCATGCTGGCTGGTGCGCTGGGCGGCACGCCAGCGGCGAAACTCGAACTTCCGATCGACGATGCGCAGGCGTTGCAGCCCGTCGAGGCCATCTCCGGCGCGTTGATGCTGATGCCGCGTGCGTTGTTCACGCGCATCGGTGGTTTCGACGAAGGCTACCGGCTGCATGCCGAGGATCTCGACCTGTGCCGCCGCGCACGCGAGGCCGGCGCAATGATCGCCGTCGCCAACCACATTCGCGTGCTGCACGTGCGCGGCGTATCGAGCCGCTCGCGACCGCTGTTTGTCGAATGGCACAAGCATCGCGGCCTGTGGCGCTACTACCGCAAGTTCGAAGCGCCACGGCGCAGGGCGGGGGTCAGCCTCGGCGTGTTCGTGGCGATCTGGCTGCGGTTTCCGCTGGCCTACCTGCGCGCACGTTTCCGTAGGCGCCAGGGCTGA
- the gspD gene encoding type II secretion system secretin GspD, whose translation MKPSARKLAARQYATQAIVTTTIAGLLAACASAPVPTVRRDGRPAPVQQSGSPGAPATGTTSQPLPESTTGGDARPQIRRGTGQVINKSAGSAPPPNVGATSGSATFNFEGESLHAVVKAILGDMLGQNYVIAPGVQGTVTLATPKPVSPAEALNLLEMVLGWNNARLVYSGGRYNVVASDQALAGNVAARTGGASNARGFEVRTVPLKFVSATEMEKILKPYARPNAIVNVDNSRNIITVGGSRAELENYLRTIDVFDVDWLAGMSVGVFPLQSGKASKVVADLEKVFGEQSKSPVAGMFRFMPLEGANAVLVITSQANYLDDIQQWLDRIDNAGGSMQLFSYELKYIKAKDLADRLADVFGSGRGGSGGNGNGGPSLMPGLDSVELKDSEYGSTATLGGDNGGDNGGGSGGGLGDGSLSLNARQSGNGALTLEVDGDRVGVSAVEETNSLIVRSSPSAWKSIRDVIERLDVMPMQVHIEAQVVEVQLQGELRYGVSWFLEKAATDNGFPDVTAPGTGIPQKWSTLGASIGGVGGNGLVWSLFKNDAAAVISALDSITDLQLLQTPSVMVRNNAEATLNVGSRIPISSVTVNPGVGSDQTYSQVQYLDTGTILKVRPRVAKDGVVFLDIVQEVSTPGSPDTADPNGNVRIDTRKLKTEAAVQSGDTVMLAGLINDGVTRGASGLPGLSRIPVIGALFGTQSSRTTRNEVIILLTPTIVQNPQEARDLTDEYGRRFRAMEPLQSKPRRPGQQ comes from the coding sequence ATGAAGCCCAGCGCCAGGAAGCTCGCCGCTCGCCAATACGCCACCCAGGCGATCGTAACCACCACCATTGCCGGCCTGTTGGCCGCCTGCGCGAGTGCGCCGGTGCCAACCGTGCGGCGCGATGGCCGACCGGCACCGGTGCAGCAAAGCGGCAGTCCGGGCGCGCCCGCGACCGGCACCACGTCGCAGCCATTGCCGGAATCGACCACCGGCGGCGACGCCCGGCCGCAAATCCGCCGTGGCACGGGCCAGGTCATCAACAAGAGCGCCGGATCGGCGCCACCGCCGAACGTCGGCGCCACCAGCGGTTCGGCCACCTTCAACTTCGAGGGCGAATCGCTGCACGCCGTGGTCAAGGCGATCCTGGGCGACATGCTCGGCCAGAACTATGTCATCGCCCCGGGCGTGCAAGGCACCGTGACCCTGGCCACGCCCAAGCCGGTCAGCCCGGCCGAGGCACTGAACCTGCTGGAGATGGTGCTGGGCTGGAACAACGCGCGACTGGTCTACAGCGGTGGCCGCTACAACGTGGTGGCCTCCGACCAGGCCTTGGCCGGCAACGTCGCCGCGCGCACGGGCGGCGCCAGCAACGCCCGCGGCTTCGAGGTGCGCACGGTGCCGCTGAAATTCGTCTCGGCCACCGAGATGGAAAAGATCCTCAAGCCCTACGCGCGCCCGAACGCGATCGTCAACGTCGACAACTCGCGCAACATCATCACGGTGGGCGGCAGCCGCGCCGAGCTCGAGAACTACCTGCGCACGATCGATGTGTTCGACGTCGACTGGCTGGCCGGCATGTCGGTGGGCGTGTTCCCGCTGCAGTCTGGCAAGGCGAGCAAGGTCGTGGCCGACCTGGAGAAGGTGTTCGGCGAGCAGAGCAAGTCACCGGTGGCGGGCATGTTCCGCTTCATGCCGCTGGAAGGCGCCAACGCCGTGCTGGTGATCACCTCGCAGGCCAATTACCTCGACGACATCCAGCAGTGGCTCGACCGGATCGACAACGCCGGCGGCAGCATGCAGCTGTTTTCGTACGAGCTGAAATACATCAAGGCCAAGGACCTGGCGGACCGGCTCGCCGATGTGTTCGGCAGTGGTCGCGGCGGCAGTGGCGGCAATGGCAACGGTGGACCGTCGCTGATGCCGGGCCTGGATTCGGTTGAACTCAAGGACAGCGAGTACGGCAGCACGGCCACGCTGGGCGGTGACAACGGCGGCGACAACGGTGGCGGCAGCGGTGGCGGACTCGGTGACGGCTCGCTGTCGCTCAACGCTCGCCAGAGCGGCAACGGCGCGCTGACCCTGGAGGTCGATGGTGACCGCGTCGGCGTGTCGGCGGTGGAAGAAACCAATTCGCTGATCGTGCGCAGCAGCCCGTCGGCGTGGAAGTCGATCCGCGACGTGATCGAGCGGCTCGATGTGATGCCGATGCAGGTGCATATCGAGGCGCAGGTGGTGGAAGTGCAGCTGCAGGGCGAGTTGCGCTACGGCGTGAGCTGGTTCCTCGAAAAGGCGGCCACCGACAACGGCTTCCCGGACGTGACCGCACCCGGCACCGGCATTCCGCAAAAGTGGAGCACGCTGGGCGCGAGCATCGGTGGCGTCGGCGGCAACGGGCTGGTCTGGTCGCTGTTCAAGAATGATGCCGCGGCGGTGATCAGCGCGCTCGACAGCATCACCGACCTGCAGCTGCTGCAGACGCCGTCGGTGATGGTGCGCAACAACGCCGAGGCCACGCTCAACGTCGGCAGTCGCATTCCGATCTCGTCGGTGACGGTCAATCCGGGCGTGGGCTCCGACCAGACCTACAGCCAGGTGCAGTACCTCGATACCGGCACCATCCTCAAGGTGCGCCCGCGCGTTGCCAAGGACGGCGTCGTCTTCCTCGACATCGTCCAGGAAGTCAGCACGCCGGGCAGTCCCGATACCGCCGATCCGAACGGCAACGTCCGCATCGACACGCGCAAGCTCAAGACCGAAGCCGCGGTGCAGAGTGGCGACACGGTGATGCTGGCCGGCCTGATCAACGACGGCGTCACGCGCGGCGCCTCCGGCCTGCCGGGTCTGAGCAGGATCCCGGTGATCGGCGCGCTCTTCGGCACGCAGAGTTCGCGGACGACGCGCAACGAAGTGATCATCCTGCTGACGCCGACCATCGTGCAGAACCCGCAGGAAGCACGCGACCTCACCGATGAGTACGGTCGCCGCTTCCGCGCGATGGAGCCGCTGCAGAGCAAACCGCGCCGGCCGGGACAGCAGTGA
- the pyrF gene encoding orotidine-5'-phosphate decarboxylase, with product MTFITALKQRWTQANSLVCVGLDPEPAKFPARFNGDPDAVFNFCREIVDATAQYACAFKPQIAHFAALGAEDALQRLVAHIHAAHPGIPVILDSKRGDIGSTAQHYASEAFDRYGADAVTANPYLGRDSLQPFLDRADRGVVILCRTSNPGAGDLQDLVVADGRPLYQHVAEKVAREWNSHGNCALVVGATWPQQLREVRAIVGDVPFLVPGVGAQGGDVEAVVSNAKTADGTGLMVSSSRAILYASSADDFADAAARAARDLRDEINRHR from the coding sequence GTGACCTTCATTACGGCCCTGAAACAACGCTGGACCCAGGCCAACTCCCTGGTCTGCGTCGGACTCGATCCGGAGCCGGCGAAATTCCCGGCCCGATTCAACGGCGACCCGGACGCGGTGTTCAACTTCTGCCGCGAGATAGTCGATGCCACCGCGCAGTACGCCTGCGCGTTCAAGCCGCAGATCGCCCACTTCGCTGCGCTGGGCGCCGAAGACGCACTGCAGCGCCTGGTCGCGCACATCCATGCCGCGCACCCGGGCATCCCGGTGATCCTCGACAGCAAGCGCGGCGACATTGGCAGCACCGCGCAGCATTACGCCAGCGAAGCGTTTGACCGCTACGGCGCCGACGCCGTCACCGCCAATCCGTACCTTGGCCGCGATTCGCTGCAGCCGTTCCTCGACCGCGCCGATCGCGGCGTGGTGATCCTGTGCCGCACGTCCAACCCGGGTGCCGGCGACCTGCAGGACCTGGTCGTCGCCGATGGCCGACCGCTCTACCAGCATGTCGCCGAAAAGGTCGCGCGTGAGTGGAACAGTCACGGCAACTGCGCGCTCGTGGTCGGTGCAACCTGGCCGCAGCAGCTGCGCGAAGTGCGCGCGATCGTCGGTGACGTGCCGTTCCTGGTGCCGGGTGTCGGCGCCCAGGGTGGCGATGTCGAGGCGGTGGTGAGCAATGCGAAGACGGCAGACGGCACCGGCCTGATGGTCAGCAGCTCGCGCGCGATCCTGTACGCCTCGTCCGCCGATGACTTCGCCGACGCCGCTGCGCGCGCCGCGCGTGACCTACGCGACGAGATCAACCGTCACCGCTGA